TGCGGGCCCGCAGAGCGCGGCGCGCCGCGCGCGGGGCGGCGGGCGGTGAGGCTCTGATGGGGTTCGGCATGGCGGTGATGGCCGCGCCGACGGGAACCGGTGCGTGGGGGTCCGGGGCATGGGGGTCCACGGTGCTGCTGGCCGTCTTCTGCGCGGCCGCGCTGCACGCGCTCTGGCTGCTGCGCGGCGGTGCCCACCACGTCCACCACCTGGTGGGCTCCCTGGCCATGGTCTACATGACGGTGACGATGGGGACGGCCACGGGAGCGGGGGGCGGGCACGCCGGGCTCCACGGCGCGGGTCACGGCCAAGGGGCCGTCCAGGGACTGCCGTTGGTGACCGGCGCGCTGCTGCTCTACTTCGCCGGGTACGTGCTGCTGGGCGGGGCGCGGCTGGTGACGGCGGGCGGCGCACCGGTGACCGCGGCGGTCGCGGGAGGGCCGGTGGACGGCGCCGGGCGCGGGACGGCCGAGCTGACCCGGGCGTGCCGACTCGCCATGGGGATCGGGATGTTGGCCATGCTGCTCACCATGTGAGGACCCGCCCGCGGGGACGGGGCCGCCGACGTGTCGTGCGTCACCAATGAACCGCGGCCATACCCGTGGGTAGCCCCGCCCTCCTAAAATGCGCCCATGATGGTCCCCGCCGTTCTCCTGCTGCTCGGCGCCCTGATCTCCCTGCTCGCCCCCCGGCTGCTGGCCCGCGCCGAGTGGCCCGAGCGCGAGCCCGTGGTGGCCCTGTGGGTGTGGCAGTGCGTGGTGGCCGCGGTGCTCCTGTGCTTCGCGCTGTCGATGCTGCTGAGCGCGGCCGCCGCCTGGCTCGCGGTGCGCGGGCCGCTCTTCGCCTCCGCACCGCGCGGGGTGGTCGACGCGTACGGGCTGGGGGCGGGCGGTGGCCGCTGGGCCGCCGGGACCGCGCTGGTGCTCGCGGGCGGCGGGCTGTGGACCGGGGCGATGCTGGCCGCGGAGGTGCTGCGGGCGCGCTCGCGCAGGCGCGCCGAGCGGGCCGACATCCTGGTGCGGGCTCCGCTGCTGCCCGGGGAGGAGCCCGACAGCGGGCGCCTGGTCGTCCTGGAGGGGCGGCGGCCCGACGCCTGGTGGCTGGCGGGCACCGCGCCCCAGCTGGTCGTGACGACGGGTGCGCTCGGGCGGCTCAAGGGGCAGCAGCTGGACGCCGTACTCGCGCACGAGCAGGGGCACGCGGCGGCCCGGCACGACTGGCTGCTGCACTGCTCGCGGGCGCTGTCGGGGGCGTTCGGCCAGGTCCCGGTGTTCGCCGCGTTCGAGGCGGAGATGCACCGGCTGGTCGAGCTGGCCGCCGACGACGTGGCCTCGCGGCGGTACGGGCGCCTCACCGTGGCGCTGGCGCTGGTCGGGCTGAACGAGGACCGCGGGGTGTTCGGGCCCGGCCCGGCCCCGGACGGCCACGTCCCCCAGCGGGTCCGCCGACTGCTGGCGGCCACGCCCCGGCTCTCCGCCGTACGACGGCTGCGGCTGACCGCGCTGGCGGCGCTCGTGCCGGTGGTTCCGGTGCTGGTGGCGTTCGTACCCGGGCTCAGCACCCTCACGTAGCCCCACGTGGCGCTGCGCCGGCATCCGGCCGGGAACGGCCGACGGTGGGCGATCCCCCGCGTCGCCCACCGCCAGTCGGCCCGTGCGCTGAGTATATTGGCTCTGAGCCAGTCAACGCAGGAGTAAGCATGGTCCCGCGCAGCGCATCGGTCAATGAAGAATTGCGCAGGCGTTCCCGGGAGAGGCTGCTCCAGGCCACCGTCGAACTCGTCGGCGAACGCGGTTACGAGGCCACGACCCTCGGGGACATCGCGGACCGGGCGGGCACGGCGCGCGGCCTGGTGTCGTACTACTTCCCGGGCAAGCGCCAGCTGTTGCAGTCGGCGGTGCACCGCCTCATGTACCGCACCCTGCGCGCGGCGCTGGAGCGCGAGCCGCGGCCCACGGGAGCGGAGGCGGGGCGGGAGCTGCTGGCCCGGGCGATCGACGCGATCCTCGGGCTGGCACAGGAGCAGCCGCTGCTGATGCGGACGCACATGGCGGGCATCCTCTCGAACGAGGGGTTCGTCCAGTGCCCGGAGCAGCGGCGGCTGGCGGAGCTGCTGCGCGAGACGGTGGCCCGGCACGGCGCGGGCGATCCGGACGTGGACCCCGAGCGGGACTATCCGCTGCTGCGGGCCCTGCTGATGGGAGCGGTGTTCGCCGTCCTGCTGCCGGGGGCGCCGATGGCGGCGGCGCGGTTGCGGGCGGAGCTGTTCCAGCGGTACGGGCTGGACTGGGAGATGGGGGTCCCGCCGGACGGCGGGCCGCCCGACGGAACGTTCCTCTAGATCCGGCGCCCAGGCCTTCCGGTGTTCCGGTGCTCAGTGGTAGTCGGGCTGCGACTGGACGTTCAGCCGGTCCGTCCAGACCCACTTGGCGCTCTCGGTGCGCCAGTCGTCCAGGCGCAGCACGTCGAGGCCCTTGGTGATGTCGTTCGAATAGATGTGCCCGTTGTAGTAGTACGCCGACCAGGACCCGCCGAGGGTCAGCGCGTCGGTGCTGAGCGGGCCGCGCTCGAAGTAGGCGATCTCCTTCGGCCGGGCCGAGTCGGTGAAGTCCCAGACGGAGACGCCGCCTTGGTACCAGGCCTGCACCATGATGTCGCGGCCGCCGCCGACGGGGACCAGTGAGCCGTTGTGGGCGACGCAGTTCTCGGTGTCGGCCTGGTGGCGGGGGATCTTGTAGTAGCCGCGGAAGACGAGCTTGCGCTGGTCCCCGCGCCCGGTGATGTCGTAGATGCCGTCGGCGCCGCGGTTCGGGCCGGTGGCCTCGTTGCAGGTGGCGCCGCCACCGCCGCCCAGCTCGTCGGTGAACACCACCTTGTCCGCGCGCTCGTTGAAGGTCGCCGAGTGCCAGAAGGAGAAGTTCACGTTGTCCTGCACCCGGTCGATCACGCGCGGCCGCTCGGGCTCGCTGATGTCGAAGAGGATGCCGTCACCCATGCAGGCGCCCGCCGCGAGGTCCTTCGAGGGCAGCACGGTGATGTCGTGGCAGCCGGTGGTCTTGGAGACCCCGGGATTGGTGGGCGCGCCCGGGTTGCCGCCGTCGGGGAAGAGCACCGGGAAGCCGACGACCGCCGACTGCCGGGGGTCCTTCTTCGGCACCTTGACCACGGAGATGCCGTCGTGCGGCGGCTGACAGTCCGGGAAGGCCTCGCTCGGCGAGTACGAGGACACGTAGAGGTAGATGTCCCCGCGCTTGCCCGGCACCAGGGTGTGGGTGTGCGAACCGCAGGCCGTTTCCACGGACTTGATGTATTTGGGGTTCTTCTTGTCGCGGATGTCGAAGATCTTGATGCCTTCCCACGACGACTTCTCGGTCGCCGGCTGCGAGACGCTGTTGCAGGAGTCGTCGCTGCGCGAGGAGTCGGTGGAGAGGAAGAGGAGGTCCCCGGAGACGGAGACGTCGTTCTGGCCGCCGGGGCAGAGCACCGTGGTGACGGTCTTGGGGGCGTTCGGGTCGCCGATGTCGTAAATGGTGAAGCCGTCGTAGTTGCCCGCGTAGGCGTACCGGCCCTGGAAGGCGATGTCGGTGTTGATCCTGGCGGGGTTGGCGCTCGGGATGTTGGCCAGGGGGGTGATGTTGCGGCTGTGCACGATCTCGTCACGGCCGGGGATCTCGGCGGAGACGGTTCCGGTGGCCGGGGCGCCCGCGGCGCTCCGGCCGGGGCTCAACGGGGTCAGGTCCCCCGGGTCGGGTGTGGCGGAGGCGGGTGCGGCGACGGCGAGGAGCGCCACGAGGAGTCCTGCCGACGCGGAGGCCGCGGCCGCGGTCAGGGTCCGGGGGCGCGCTCTGGTGCCGCGCGCCGGGGCGGATGGGGCCAGTGGGGCTGACGAGGTCAATGTGTCCTCCCTTGGGGGCGTTCCGGGCCCTCTCGGCGGGAACGGAACCAGTACCCCCGACTCCGGCAGTATGTTCTTTGCATGGCCATGACAACAGACCGCATCACGGCGGTGCGCCGGACGGCATGCGTGCTCCGCCGGTGCGCCGGGGCGGCACTGGCCGCCGTGTTCGTCCTCAGTCTCACCGGCTGCGAGGTCGGCGGGGACGACGACGGCTCCGCCGCCGGACCCGTGGTGATCGCCCCGGGACGGCCGGGCGAGCAGTCCCGCACCCTCTCCCCCGGCCAGGCGGCCCGGGAACGGCCCGACGACGGTCCGAACGCCGCCGACCGGAGCTACGTACGACGCATGACCGAGCACCACCGGCAGGCCCTGACCATGAGCGCGCTGGCCCCGCAGCGGGCTTCCGCGGAACCCGTCAAACGGCTCGCGGAGCGGATCGCCGCCGCGCAGCGGCCTGAGATCGCGGTGATGGAAAGCTGGCTGGCCAAGCACCCGGACCCCGCCGCGACGGCCGGGGCGACCGGTGGTCCGGCCGGCGGTCCGGCCGGCGGTCCGGCCGGCGGTCCGGCCGGCGGTCCGGCCCCCCACGACCACGGCGCGGCGCCCATGCCCGGGATGGCCACCGAGCAGCAGCTCAAGGAGCTGGCGGAGGCGACGGGGGCGGACTTCGACCGGCTCTTCCTGCGCCTGATGATCGCCCACCACGAAGGGGCCGTGACGATGGCGGGCGAGGCCCTCGCCGGTGGGAACAACGGGGCGGTGGAGGAAATGGCGAACGAGGTGGTGGCCCAGCAGAGCGCCGAGGTCCGCCGGATGCGCGCGATGGGCTGACGGCCCGGCACGGCGGTGCGATGCTGGATCCCTCTGCGGAAGGAGACCCTCCGTGCTTCGTGTCGCCGTGGTCGGTTCGGGCCCGAGCGGGGTCTACGCCGCGCAGACCCTGGTCCAGCAGCGCGAGGTGCCGGGCGTGCGGGTCGACGTGCTCGACCGGCTGCCGTGCCCCTACGGACTCGTGCGCTACGGCGTGGCCCCCGACCACGAGAAGATCAAATCGCTCCAGGGCAGCCTGCGGACCGTGCTGGAGGACGAGCGGATCCGCTTCCTCGGGAACGTCGAGGTGGGCGGGGAGCGGCTGACCACCGGGCGGCTGCTGGAGCTGTACCACGCGGTGGTGTACTGCGTGGGCGCCGCCCGGGACCGGATGCTGGAGATCCCGGGCGAGGAGCTGGCCGGGGTGCACTCCGCGACCGCCTTCGTCTCCTGGTACAGCGCGCATCCGGACGCCGCCTCGGCGGGCTTCGGGCTCGCGGGGGTGCGGTCGGCGGTGGTGATCGGGGCGGGGAACGTCGCGGTGGACGTGACCCGGATCCTGGCCCGGGGCGTCGATGAACTACGGCCCACGGACATGCCGGAACCGGCCCTCGGCGCACTGGCCGGCAGCGGGGTCCGCGAGGTGGCCATGGTGGCCCGGCGCGGCCCCTCGCAGGGCAAGTTCACCACCAAGGAGCTGCGCGAACTCGGCACCCTGCCCGGGGTGGACACCGCCGTGCACGCCGACGAACTGGCCCTGGACCCCGCGTACGCCGACCCGGGCGCCGCCGCCGCGCTGCCCGCCGTGAACCGGCGCAACGTCGAGGTGCTGCGGGACTGGACGGCGCACCGGCCGGAGGCCGGGGCCCGGCGGATCACCCTGCGGTTCTTCCTGCGGCCCGTGGAACTGCTCGGCGGGGCGGACGGGCAGGTGACGGGCGTGCGCTTCGAACGGACCGTCCCGGACGGGCGCGGCGGGGTGTCGGGAACGGGGACGTACGAGGACGTCGACGCCCAGCTGGTGCTGCGGTCGGTCGGCTACCAGGGCGTGCCGCTGCCCGGGCTGCCCTTCGACCCGGCGCGCGGTACGGTCCCGCACGCGGCGGGCCGGGTGCTGCGCGACGGCCGGGCCTCGGTCGGCGAATACGTGGCGGGCTGGATCAAGCGCGGCCCGACCGGGGTGATCGGCACCAACCGCCCCTGCGCGAAGGAGAGCGCGTCCTCACTGCTCCAGGACGCGGGCGCACTGGCCCGCCGCGAGCTGCCCGGGGACCCCCTGGACGCCCTGCGCGCGGCGGGCCTGAACCCGGTGCTGTGGCCGGGCTGGCTGGCGATCGAGGCGGCGGAGTCCGCCCTGGGGCGCACCCTGGGCCGCCGCTCGGTGAAGATCCCGGACTGGCCGGGCCTCCTCGCGGCGGCGGCCACGGCGGACTAGGGGGTGTCTGGTGGATCTCCGCGGCGTCGCGACGTCCGGCACGGAGATCCACCAGACACCCCCTAGGGGGCGCTCGGGCGCGCTAGGGCGGGCTCACGCCTTGCGGAACAGGCCGGCCCAGAGGAAGGGTTCGCCGAAGCGCGGGGACTCGGGCGGTTCGTCGTTCATCCGCCGCAGTTCGACCTCCGTGAGGTCGGCGAAGACCGCGCGGAGTGACTCCGCGGTGTAGGCGAGGCCGCCGTGGAGGCGGGCCTCGCGATAGAAGTCGGCGTCGGGGAGTTCGGAACCCATGCCCGCCTCACCGGCGGCGAAGCAGGTGAGCGAGAAATGGCCGCCGGGGGCCAACGACCGTTCCAGCAGGGCGAGGTAGCTGATCCGGCGGTGCGGCGGCAGGTGGTGGAAGCAGCCGGAGTCGAGGATCAGGTCGTAGGGGCCGCTCCAGGCGGCCGCCGCGACCGGGTCGAAGTTGTCGCCGTGGTGGAAGCGGACGTCCAGGCCGGCCTCCGCCGCGCGTTCCCCGGCCCAGGCGAGGGCCGCCGGGGAGAGGTCGACCGCGTCCACCTCGAAGCCGAGCGAGGCGAGGTGCAGGGCGTTGCGCCCCGGCCCGCAGCCGAGTTCGAGCGCGCGGCCGGGTGCGATCAGGCCGCGGTCGAGGGCCGAGGCGAGGTGCTCGTCCGGTTTCGCCACGAAGAACGGCACGGACTTGGTCCGGTCCGCGTAGAACCCGTCCCACCAGTCGCCCGCGTCCGCCGTCCAGCGGTCGGATTCGGGCGCGAACAGGCCGTCCATGAGCTGGAGTACGTCGTCGATGGTGCGGATGTGCCGGTCCATCCGGTCCCCCCTTTCCGTCAGTTGAAACGGTAGGCCGGATCATGATGAAAGGCCAGGTCAGGCGGTGTGCGGCGAGGCGGTTGACGCCCTTCCGGCGAGCTGTCCCGGGGGGACCGGACCCCCCACCCCGGCCCTCGGGTGGAAGATCATCCCAGGGGTCGCCAGTGGCCGTCGCGGGGCCTTTGCGAGCGCCGCCCGGGCGGGTTTCCGGATCGATTTCGCGCACCGGCCGATCGGCCGCTCCGGCCCCCCGCACCCACCTCCGCTACGTCGTCCGGGTGGAGGTCCAGCCCTGGCGGCGGAGGGCTTCGAAGCCGTTCAGGAGGAGGTCCAGGGCGAATGCGAACTCGAACTGGTCGTCGCAGCCTCCGCCGACCGTGGGGCCGCCGTCGTGTGCGGCCGTCGCGGCCAGTTCCGCGATGTGCGGATAGACGGCCGCCAGGGCGGGGTCCGGAGGGCCCGAGGAGGCCGAGGTGTCGAACAGTTCCTGGCTGAAGCCGAGCAGGCGGCTGCCCATCGCGTGCATGACGTGGTGCGTGAGGTCGGCGGAGAGACCGCCGCCCCGGAAGGTCCCGGCCATCGAGTCCAGGTACGCCAGCACGGCCGGGGTGGGGCCGGACCGCGACTCGATGACCCGGGCCGCCCAGGGGTGGCGCAGCAGGACCCGCCGGGCCGAAAGGATCCGGTCGCGGACCACGCGCTGCCAGTCGGGGTCCGCGCCCGGCGGGTCGACCTCGCCGACGACGGCGTCGACCATGCCGTCGAGCAACTCCTCCTTGTTCGCGACGTGCTTGTAGAGGGCCATCGGTACGACGTCCAGCTCCTGCGCGAGCCTGCGCATGCTGAGCGCCTCGATGCCGATGGCGTCGGCGAGCGCGACGGCGGCGCGCAGGACGCGGTCCCTGTTCAGGGGGATCCGTTGCGTGTGCGTGGCTTCCTGCCGGGTCATTCCGGTGCGGCCCCTTCCCTCTCGTTCGCTCTCGACAGCGTCCTCTCCTTGACGAGTGTACGCCGTACGCCTATGGTCACTGCCAGGTGTACGGCGTACACCTCCACCGAGCGAGGGGTAGCGAGAAGATGAGTCCGGACCGGAGAACCGCGGTGGCCACCGGGTCGCTGTTCCTGCTGACCGAGGTCGCCGCGATAGCCGGGGCGGTGCTGTACCGCCCCCTGCTGGGCGCGGCGGACGGCCGGCTCGCGCAGGGCGCCGACACACGGGCCCTGCTCGGGGTGCTGTGCGAGGTGGTGCTGGTGGTGGCGGTGGCCGGTACCGGGGCGGCGCTGTTCCCCGTCCTGCGGCGCCACAGCGAGGGGCTCGCGCTCGGGTACGCCTTCGGGCGGCTGCTGGAGGCGGCCGTCATCGCCCTCGGGATCGTCTCGGTCCTGGCGCTCGTCACCCTGCGGCGGGACGCGGGGGCGGCGGCCGGTGCGGGCGGCGCGGATGCCGCGCTGGTGGCCGTGCACGACTGGACGTTCCTGCTCGGACCCAACATCGCGCTCGGCCTGAACACGGTCCTGCTCGCCTACCTGGCGTACCGCGCACGGCTCGTGCCGCGCTTCATCGCCGTGCTCGGGCTGGTCGGCGGGCCGTTGATCTGCGCTTCGGCCGTCGCCGTGATGTTCGGGGCCTACGCGCAGCTCTCCGTGGCGGGGTCGGCCGCCGCGCTCCCGGTGTTCGCCTGGGAGCTGGGGCTGGCCGGGTGGCTGATCGTCAAGGGATTCCGGCCCGGCTCAGCCCTCGCGCCCCGGGCAGACGGCGAAGTGACTGATCCGGCAGGTGTCCGTCGGTGAGGCCGCCCCGAGGTTGACGGCGGAGCCGTCCGGGGCGACGCGCCAGCGCTGCCCGGCCGGGACCGTGTGGGTGGGGCGGGTGCCGGGCTCGATGAGGATCCACTTGCCCCGGACCGTGCGGTGCCAGTACGCGGCCTGCCCGCAGTCCCGGCAGGTCGCGGGCCGGGCCGCACCGGCCCCGGCACCGGGCGCGCCCCCCGCCTCCGGCCGCCGCTGTCGTCCGATGGTCGTCACCAGGGTGTCCGCCAGGACCTTCGCGAGGAGGAACGGCCCACCATCCCGGCTGCCGTCCTGCTCCTGGGTGTTTGCGCTCAATTTTCCCCCCTTATGGCCCTGTTGGTAGCCGATCAGGGGGTAGCCGGTCCACCGCTTCCGGCGGATCCGACCCGAACGAGTGGCGATGAGGCACCGCGGCCCGGCTCCCCGCGCACGGGGGACCGGGCCGCGCGATCAGCTGCCCGCGCGTCCGGCCTCGGCGGAGGCGGCCGTCAGGATGCCGTCCAGGAGGCCCGGAAAAAGGGCGTCCAGGTCATCGCGGCGCAGGTCGTTGAGCTTGGTGGTGCCGCGGTAGGTCTGACGCACGACACCGCTCTCGCGCAGCACCCGGAAGTGGTGCGTGGTCGTCGACTTGGTCACCGGCAACTCGAAGTACGAGCAGGCCAGCTCCCCGCTGCCCTGCGCCAGTTCGCGGACGATGGACAGCCGCACCGGATCCGAGAGGGCGTGCAGCACGCTTTCCAGCCGGATCTCGGCGGGAGTGGGGTGGTCGAGGGAACGGGCGGTGGCACTGGGCTCCGTCATGTGTACTCCTCCACTCGCTGGACACCACGAAGGTACGAGAACCATCGTAGTACATCCGCCCTCGCGCGGAGCGATGAACGATCAGGACCGGTGCCGATCACAACCGGCGCCGATCAGGACCGGTGGTACTGGTTCGGACGGCGGATCTCGGCCCCCAGCTCCCCGGCCGCGCGACGGGCCCAGTGCGGGTCGCGCAGGAGTTCGCGTCCCAGCAGCACCGCGTCCGCCTCGCCGTTGGCCACGATCTTCGCGGCCTGCGTCGGCTCGGTGATCAGACCCACGGCGGCCGCCGGGAATCCGGCCTCCGCCTTGACCCGGGCGGCGAACGGCACCTGGTATCCCGGGCCGACGGGTATCCGGGCGTGCGGGGCGAGCCCACCGGTGGAGACGTCGAGCAGGTCCACCCCGTGCTCCCGGAGCACGGAGGCCAGCCGGACCGTCTCGTCGGCGGTCCACCCGTCCTCTTCGAGCCAGTCGGTGGCGGATATTCGGAAGAACAGCGGGAGTTCCTCGGGCCATTCGGCCCGCACCGCGTCCACCACCTCGACGGCGAAGCGGATCCGGTTCTCGAAGGAGCCGCCGTAGGCGTCGGTGCGCCGGTTGCTGTGCGGGGAGAGGAACTCACCGATCAGATAGCCGTGGGCGCCATGGATCTCCACGACCTGGTAACCGGCGGACAGCGTGCGCCGGGCGGCGGCCGCGAACTGCCCGACGACCTCCCGGATCTCCTCCACCGTCAGCTCGTGGGGCACGGGGTGGTTCTCCGCGAAGGCCACCGGGCTCGGGGCGCTCGGCTGCCAGCCGTGCCCCTCCGGACCGACCGGGGCGCCACCCTTCCAGGGGGCGTCGGTCGACGCCTTGCGCCCCGCGTGAGCTATCTGGACGCCCGGAACGGTGCCCTGCGCCTTGAGGAAGGACGTGATCCGGCGCAGCGCCTCGACCTGGGTGTCGTTCCAGATGCCGAGGTCGTAGGGCGAGATCCGGCCCTCCGGGGAGACGGCGGTGGCCTCCTGGAGGATCAGACCGGTGCCGCCGACCGCACGGGCCGCGTAGTGCGCGAAGTGCCAGTCATGGGCCACACCCGCCTCCGGACCCGCGGGCTCGGCGCTGTACTGGCACATCGGAGCCATCCACACACGGTTCGGCGCGGTCACCGAGCGGAGGGTGTAGGGCTCGAACAGGCTGGTACTCATCTGGATTCTCCACGGGATGCGGCCGACGGGAGCCGCGCCCGGCGACCGAGGGAGCCGGGCACGACAACTAAGTACGAGGTACACCGTACTACGGAATCCCTCGTACTACGAGACCTCTCGTACAAGTTCTTCGAGTTCGGTCCGCAACGCCCCCGCCAGCGCGTCCAGGTCCGGTACGGCGGCCCCGTCGGCGACCAGCCCGTAGTGGACCGTGCCCCGGTAGCTGGAGACCGCGACGGCCAGCGCGTGCCCCTGGGCCAGCGGTGCCAGGGGGTAGATCTCACGGACCGCGCTGCCGCCGAGCGAGAAGGTGAGTCCGGGCAGCGGCACGCTGGTGACCAGGATGTCGAAGAGCAGCCGCGCCGCCTGGGCCAGCAGCGGCCCGCCGAGCCGGTGACCGAGCGGGTGCACGTGGTCGGCGAGCAGGGCGACGGCCCCCGCGCCCCGGGCCGGTCCGGCCTCCTTGTTCCGGTCCATCGCGAGCCGTACGGCGCCCAGGCGGCGCAGCGGCTCGCTCTCGGCGACCGGGAGCCGCAGCAGATAGCCGGAGAGCCGGTTCCCCGCGCCGGAGCCGGTGGAAGCGCCGGAGCCGCCCGGGGCGCGGCGGCGCGCGACGGGGATCAGGGCGCGCGGCCCGGACGCGTCGCCCACCGGTTCCCCGCGCCCGGCCAGCCAGCGCCGCAGGGCGCCCGCGACCAGGGCGATCAGCACGTCGTTGACGGTGCCCCCGGCGACCTTGCGGACCCGGTTCACGTCATCGAGGTCGAGCGCGACCCCGGCCAGCGCCCGGGTCCCGGCCGCCGCGCCGCCTTCGGCGCTCAGCCCGTCGGGCACGCCGAAGGGCAGCCCCGACCGGGCCACGGCGGCGCCGATCTCCAGGGCCTGGCCCACGTCCTGGGCCCGCGCCGCCAGCGTTCCGGGCAGCCGCCGCAGGGCCGAGCCGGGTGCGGGCGCGGGCACTGGGCCGCCGGCGCCCCGCCGCGGCGCCCGGTCCGCCGGGCGCGCGGAGCCCCGTACCGGCAGTCCCTCGTCGAACAGCCCGGCGGCCAGCGCGAGCACGCCGAGCCCGTCGGACAGGGCGTGGTGGAACTTGAACAGCACCGCGAAGGTGTCCGGGTCCGGCCCGGCCAGCACATGGGCCTCCCACGGCGGCAGCCCCCGCTCCAGCGGCCTGGCCATGAGCGGTCCGGCGGCGGCGTGCGGATCGGCGTCCGCGTGCGGTACGAGGAACACGTGCCGGGCCGGGTCGAAGTCCTGGGCGGGCGACCAGGCGGCCGCGCCCACCGGCAGCAGGACGTCGTGGATCCGGCGGCGCAGCCGGGGCACGTCGGCGCAGCGCTCGGCGATCAGCTCCGCGGCCCGCGCGGCCGCGTCCGGACCGGCGGCCTCGAACACGCCGAGGGCGCCGAGGTGCATGGGATGGGAGGCGGATTCGATCCGCCAGAAGGCGAGGTCGAGCGGAGGGAGGTGCTCGGTGGCCACGGATCGCCTCTCACAGGGCAGCAGAAGGCAGAAGTGAACCCTTTCCGGCCCCGTACGATCAAGTAACCAGCTGGCTCGATCCGCTCGTCGGTCACTATCGATCAGCAGGTCAGCATGCCCGCGCGCCCCGAAGTGCCTGCCGGGCCGCTGTCAGTGGCCGGGTGCAGACTGACCGGAAAGGGATCGTCCGAGGGACGACGACGTCCGGGAGGTGT
This is a stretch of genomic DNA from Streptomyces sp. NBC_00536. It encodes these proteins:
- a CDS encoding TetR/AcrR family transcriptional regulator gives rise to the protein MTRQEATHTQRIPLNRDRVLRAAVALADAIGIEALSMRRLAQELDVVPMALYKHVANKEELLDGMVDAVVGEVDPPGADPDWQRVVRDRILSARRVLLRHPWAARVIESRSGPTPAVLAYLDSMAGTFRGGGLSADLTHHVMHAMGSRLLGFSQELFDTSASSGPPDPALAAVYPHIAELAATAAHDGGPTVGGGCDDQFEFAFALDLLLNGFEALRRQGWTSTRTT
- a CDS encoding DUF4386 domain-containing protein, translating into MATGSLFLLTEVAAIAGAVLYRPLLGAADGRLAQGADTRALLGVLCEVVLVVAVAGTGAALFPVLRRHSEGLALGYAFGRLLEAAVIALGIVSVLALVTLRRDAGAAAGAGGADAALVAVHDWTFLLGPNIALGLNTVLLAYLAYRARLVPRFIAVLGLVGGPLICASAVAVMFGAYAQLSVAGSAAALPVFAWELGLAGWLIVKGFRPGSALAPRADGEVTDPAGVRR
- a CDS encoding FAD-dependent oxidoreductase → MLRVAVVGSGPSGVYAAQTLVQQREVPGVRVDVLDRLPCPYGLVRYGVAPDHEKIKSLQGSLRTVLEDERIRFLGNVEVGGERLTTGRLLELYHAVVYCVGAARDRMLEIPGEELAGVHSATAFVSWYSAHPDAASAGFGLAGVRSAVVIGAGNVAVDVTRILARGVDELRPTDMPEPALGALAGSGVREVAMVARRGPSQGKFTTKELRELGTLPGVDTAVHADELALDPAYADPGAAAALPAVNRRNVEVLRDWTAHRPEAGARRITLRFFLRPVELLGGADGQVTGVRFERTVPDGRGGVSGTGTYEDVDAQLVLRSVGYQGVPLPGLPFDPARGTVPHAAGRVLRDGRASVGEYVAGWIKRGPTGVIGTNRPCAKESASSLLQDAGALARRELPGDPLDALRAAGLNPVLWPGWLAIEAAESALGRTLGRRSVKIPDWPGLLAAAATAD
- a CDS encoding TetR/AcrR family transcriptional regulator — encoded protein: MVPRSASVNEELRRRSRERLLQATVELVGERGYEATTLGDIADRAGTARGLVSYYFPGKRQLLQSAVHRLMYRTLRAALEREPRPTGAEAGRELLARAIDAILGLAQEQPLLMRTHMAGILSNEGFVQCPEQRRLAELLRETVARHGAGDPDVDPERDYPLLRALLMGAVFAVLLPGAPMAAARLRAELFQRYGLDWEMGVPPDGGPPDGTFL
- a CDS encoding LVIVD repeat-containing protein, which translates into the protein MAPSAPARGTRARPRTLTAAAASASAGLLVALLAVAAPASATPDPGDLTPLSPGRSAAGAPATGTVSAEIPGRDEIVHSRNITPLANIPSANPARINTDIAFQGRYAYAGNYDGFTIYDIGDPNAPKTVTTVLCPGGQNDVSVSGDLLFLSTDSSRSDDSCNSVSQPATEKSSWEGIKIFDIRDKKNPKYIKSVETACGSHTHTLVPGKRGDIYLYVSSYSPSEAFPDCQPPHDGISVVKVPKKDPRQSAVVGFPVLFPDGGNPGAPTNPGVSKTTGCHDITVLPSKDLAAGACMGDGILFDISEPERPRVIDRVQDNVNFSFWHSATFNERADKVVFTDELGGGGGATCNEATGPNRGADGIYDITGRGDQRKLVFRGYYKIPRHQADTENCVAHNGSLVPVGGGRDIMVQAWYQGGVSVWDFTDSARPKEIAYFERGPLSTDALTLGGSWSAYYYNGHIYSNDITKGLDVLRLDDWRTESAKWVWTDRLNVQSQPDYH
- a CDS encoding M56 family metallopeptidase produces the protein MMVPAVLLLLGALISLLAPRLLARAEWPEREPVVALWVWQCVVAAVLLCFALSMLLSAAAAWLAVRGPLFASAPRGVVDAYGLGAGGGRWAAGTALVLAGGGLWTGAMLAAEVLRARSRRRAERADILVRAPLLPGEEPDSGRLVVLEGRRPDAWWLAGTAPQLVVTTGALGRLKGQQLDAVLAHEQGHAAARHDWLLHCSRALSGAFGQVPVFAAFEAEMHRLVELAADDVASRRYGRLTVALALVGLNEDRGVFGPGPAPDGHVPQRVRRLLAATPRLSAVRRLRLTALAALVPVVPVLVAFVPGLSTLT
- a CDS encoding ArsR/SmtB family transcription factor; the encoded protein is MTEPSATARSLDHPTPAEIRLESVLHALSDPVRLSIVRELAQGSGELACSYFELPVTKSTTTHHFRVLRESGVVRQTYRGTTKLNDLRRDDLDALFPGLLDGILTAASAEAGRAGS
- a CDS encoding DUF6083 domain-containing protein, whose product is MSANTQEQDGSRDGGPFLLAKVLADTLVTTIGRQRRPEAGGAPGAGAGAARPATCRDCGQAAYWHRTVRGKWILIEPGTRPTHTVPAGQRWRVAPDGSAVNLGAASPTDTCRISHFAVCPGREG
- a CDS encoding DUF5134 domain-containing protein, whose product is MSLSASTSLSASTSLSASAPLSASASLSAWLLVALCAASGAYCLLRARRARRAARGAAGGEALMGFGMAVMAAPTGTGAWGSGAWGSTVLLAVFCAAALHALWLLRGGAHHVHHLVGSLAMVYMTVTMGTATGAGGGHAGLHGAGHGQGAVQGLPLVTGALLLYFAGYVLLGGARLVTAGGAPVTAAVAGGPVDGAGRGTAELTRACRLAMGIGMLAMLLTM
- a CDS encoding class I SAM-dependent methyltransferase; the encoded protein is MDRHIRTIDDVLQLMDGLFAPESDRWTADAGDWWDGFYADRTKSVPFFVAKPDEHLASALDRGLIAPGRALELGCGPGRNALHLASLGFEVDAVDLSPAALAWAGERAAEAGLDVRFHHGDNFDPVAAAAWSGPYDLILDSGCFHHLPPHRRISYLALLERSLAPGGHFSLTCFAAGEAGMGSELPDADFYREARLHGGLAYTAESLRAVFADLTEVELRRMNDEPPESPRFGEPFLWAGLFRKA
- a CDS encoding DUF305 domain-containing protein yields the protein MTTDRITAVRRTACVLRRCAGAALAAVFVLSLTGCEVGGDDDGSAAGPVVIAPGRPGEQSRTLSPGQAARERPDDGPNAADRSYVRRMTEHHRQALTMSALAPQRASAEPVKRLAERIAAAQRPEIAVMESWLAKHPDPAATAGATGGPAGGPAGGPAGGPAGGPAPHDHGAAPMPGMATEQQLKELAEATGADFDRLFLRLMIAHHEGAVTMAGEALAGGNNGAVEEMANEVVAQQSAEVRRMRAMG